One genomic segment of Ipomoea triloba cultivar NCNSP0323 chromosome 9, ASM357664v1 includes these proteins:
- the LOC116029722 gene encoding kiwellin-1-like translates to MKLIILSGLTILLHVFASEARLQACKASGEIQAKGPQPGLCNQVNTTDCCVQGRFYPLYKCSPPVSKTTAAVLMLNSFEKGGDGSSPSECDGKYHSDDTPVVAVSTGWYSGGGRCHHNISISGNGRRVNNVVVVDECDSTMGCDEEHHHQPPCSNNIVVASKAVWKALGVPLNEWGTLDITWSDA, encoded by the coding sequence ATGAAGCTCATCATCTTATCAGGATTAACTATTCTTTTGCATGTTTTTGCTTCTGAGGCTAGACTACAAGCCTGCAAAGCAAGTGGTGAAATACAAGCCAAAGGCCCCCAACCAGGATTGTGCAACCAGGTGAACACCACAGATTGTTGCGTCCAGGGCAGATTCTACCCTCTTTACAAATGCTCCCCTCCAGTTTCAAAAACCACCGCGGCAGTGCTTATGCTAAACAGCTTTGAGAAAGGCGGGGATGGATCGTCGCCATCAGAATGTGACGGCAAGTACCACTCCGATGACACGCCAGTGGTTGCAGTCTCGACCGGATGGTACAGTGGGGGAGGGAGGTGCCACCACAACATCAGTATCAGTGGTAATGGCAGGAGAGTTAATAATGTTGTAGTTGTTGATGAGTGTGACTCGACTATGGGGTGCGACGAGGAGCACCATCATCAGCCTCCTTGCTCTAACAACATAGTTGTTGCCTCTAAAGCTGTGTGGAAAGCCTTAGGTGTGCCTCTAAATGAATGGGGAACCTTGGATATAACCTGGTCTGATGCATAA
- the LOC116030364 gene encoding uncharacterized protein LOC116030364 has protein sequence MGESDPPITHTALPHPPETAHLAPPPPPAPPSAPPLSQPPKTKKRPLDVAHLQSTPYFKMRAIVKELRPHVIEVLRSPDFRNCKAATEIRQQLNLLMDLYKETTAEAPPLPKKLKNAAEGHNLLGDTQDGQKPVEKPPPERQSAKPSEDKPVLSENLSPSQQTVDDLDQGTYIVGGSAFGWNFVTYPGTKPIYYGRTKECFRSANPLSQ, from the exons ATGGGCGAATCTGACCCACCGATCACCCACACCGCCCTTCCTCACCCACCCGAAACTGCCCATCTTGCTCCGCCACCTCCTCCGGCACCGCCGTCTGCTCCTCCATTATCTCAGCCGCCAAAAACCAAAAAGAGGCCTCTTGACGTCGCACATTTGCAGAGCACTCCTTACTTCAAGATGCGAGCCATAGTCAAAGAACTTCGACCCCATGTCATTGAG GTTCTCCGTAGTCCAGACTTCCGGAATTGCAAGGCTGCTACTGAAATTCGTCAAC AGCTGAATCTTTTGATGGATCTTTACAAAGAGACGACAGCAGAAGCACCACCACTGCCAAAGAAACTTAAGAATGCAGCTGAAGGCCATAATTTGTTAGGGGATACGCAGGATGGACAGAAACCCGTGGAGAAGCCTCCACCAGAGAGACAATCCGCCAAACCTTCTGAAGATAAGCCAGTATTATCGGAAAATCTCTCCCCAAGCCAGCAAACTGTAGACGATCTTGATCAGGGGACGTATATTGTTGGTGGATCAGCGTTTGGGTGGAATTTTGTAACATATCCTGGCACCAAACCAATCTACTATGGGCGAACGAAAGAGTGCTTTCGTTCTGCAAACCCACTATCTCAATGA